The Dehalogenimonas sp. 4OHTPN genome window below encodes:
- a CDS encoding Holliday junction resolvase-like protein: MPGRAAADQAREQLVDTALVIAAAVLGAFAVIYLNYYVIRRRFESRFREWQVQEQAYWKSEVLRASRQAVTQSRAVLGGKFTEQMAPFLPEFKYDPTEARFIGSPIDFVVFPGLSAGDPREVVILEVKGGVNCQLTPSERKIRQLVEDGMVRWELIERPCPPDSGNPV, translated from the coding sequence ATGCCGGGCCGGGCTGCCGCTGATCAAGCCCGGGAGCAGCTAGTGGACACGGCGCTGGTCATTGCCGCCGCCGTCCTCGGTGCCTTTGCCGTCATCTATCTAAACTATTATGTCATCCGGAGGCGATTTGAGTCGCGCTTCCGTGAGTGGCAGGTCCAGGAACAGGCTTACTGGAAGTCGGAAGTGCTCCGCGCCTCCAGACAGGCGGTAACTCAGAGCCGGGCGGTTCTGGGAGGTAAATTCACTGAACAAATGGCGCCGTTTCTGCCGGAGTTCAAATACGACCCCACCGAGGCCCGCTTCATCGGCAGCCCTATCGACTTCGTCGTCTTTCCCGGCTTGTCGGCCGGCGACCCCAGAGAGGTAGTTATTCTCGAGGTTAAAGGCGGCGTCAACTGCCAGCTCACTCCATCGGAACGGAAGATCCGGCAGCTGGTTGAGGACGGCATGGTCCGCTGGGAACTGATTGAACGTCCCTGTCCGCCGGATTCAGGAAACCCGGTTTAA
- a CDS encoding NADH-quinone oxidoreductase subunit H gives MAEYLLYAVLNIGFITAISPLLLGAIKKVKALSQGRVGPPLLQGYYNLAKLLKKEIIYSQNTSFIMRLAPYLNIGFLLAAAAMVPVVFLPSAEGAPGNVILFLYLLVSAKFFMALAGLDAGSTFGGMGSSREMSLSAIIEPVTITSAAALAFVLKTTDIPEMFAAVLGASLAQYPTLILIGMSLFIVLIVETARIPVDNPETHLELTMIHEAMLLEQTGPKLALMELSYGVKQTVLMAILINIIFPWGLAAEATLPAIAVSMLSFGLKALALAAVIGVFESLMAKIRLFRLPSFFMLALFFSFVTIVFELLA, from the coding sequence ATGGCGGAATACCTGCTGTATGCCGTCCTGAATATCGGCTTCATCACCGCCATTTCTCCCCTGCTGCTCGGGGCGATCAAGAAGGTCAAGGCGCTGAGCCAGGGGCGCGTCGGCCCGCCGCTGCTCCAGGGCTACTACAACCTGGCCAAACTTCTGAAGAAAGAAATCATCTACTCCCAGAACACTTCATTCATCATGCGCCTGGCGCCGTACCTCAATATCGGTTTCCTGCTGGCGGCGGCGGCGATGGTGCCGGTGGTGTTCCTGCCGTCCGCTGAGGGCGCCCCGGGCAACGTCATCCTGTTTTTATATCTTCTGGTCTCGGCCAAATTCTTCATGGCGCTGGCCGGCCTCGACGCCGGCTCCACCTTCGGGGGCATGGGTTCATCACGCGAGATGAGCCTTTCGGCCATTATCGAGCCGGTGACCATCACTTCTGCGGCAGCCCTGGCGTTTGTACTCAAAACGACCGACATTCCCGAGATGTTCGCCGCTGTTCTGGGCGCCTCGCTGGCGCAGTACCCGACGCTTATCCTTATCGGCATGTCCCTGTTCATCGTTCTCATCGTCGAGACGGCGCGGATCCCGGTGGACAACCCCGAGACTCACTTGGAGCTGACGATGATCCATGAAGCGATGCTCCTGGAACAGACCGGACCGAAATTGGCTTTGATGGAACTTTCCTACGGCGTCAAGCAAACGGTGCTGATGGCTATCCTGATCAATATTATTTTCCCCTGGGGCCTGGCAGCCGAGGCGACCTTGCCGGCCATCGCCGTTTCAATGCTTAGTTTCGGACTTAAAGCCCTGGCGCTGGCGGCGGTCATCGGCGTTTTCGAGTCGCTAATGGCTAAGATCCGCTTATTCCGGCTGCCCAGCTTCTTCATGCTGGCGTTGTTTTTCTCTTTTGTGACTATCGTCTTCGAGCTTTTAGCATGA
- a CDS encoding cytochrome c, translating into MNSKKMIPALLVLVIIGAIGLSACTTNGGGTTTSNPPFTTVASTAQLYADQCAFCHGANREGGLGPDIRPNSDTIKAFSSAPSLYDRIADHYPAQDLGPDAQRQLAAYLFQETH; encoded by the coding sequence ATGAACAGCAAGAAAATGATCCCGGCACTCCTGGTTCTGGTCATCATCGGCGCAATCGGGCTTTCTGCCTGCACCACCAACGGCGGCGGCACGACCACCAGCAACCCCCCGTTCACGACCGTGGCCAGCACGGCTCAGCTTTACGCTGACCAGTGCGCCTTCTGCCACGGGGCGAACCGCGAGGGCGGTCTGGGCCCGGATATCCGGCCGAACTCCGACACGATCAAGGCTTTCAGCAGCGCGCCGTCATTGTACGACCGCATCGCTGATCACTATCCCGCCCAGGACCTTGGACCGGATGCCCAGCGGCAGTTGGCGGCCTACCTGTTCCAGGAAACTCACTAG
- the lepB gene encoding signal peptidase I produces the protein MKTLKAAVIEIAYILGGALIIFVLFQFTLQNSIVDGTSMEPNLMDEDRLLVSKVSYAFGEPQRGDIIVFPSPYEDGREFIKRIIGLPGETVHIVSGTVYIDGTAIEEPYLVNRDQRSYPAVTIPEGQYFVLGDNRPVSLDSRQGWTVSRDDVHGKAWVVFWPLGSFGGAPNYGFPETAALLLPLACIPRRLKGSEPSKT, from the coding sequence TTGAAAACACTCAAAGCCGCTGTTATCGAAATCGCCTACATCCTCGGCGGCGCGCTTATCATCTTCGTTCTTTTCCAGTTCACCTTGCAGAACTCCATTGTTGACGGCACCTCAATGGAGCCGAACCTGATGGACGAGGACCGGCTGCTGGTCAGCAAAGTCAGCTATGCTTTCGGCGAGCCCCAGCGCGGCGATATCATCGTCTTCCCTTCGCCTTACGAAGACGGGCGTGAGTTCATCAAGCGCATCATCGGCCTGCCCGGCGAGACGGTGCACATCGTCTCCGGCACCGTTTACATTGACGGCACCGCCATTGAAGAGCCTTATCTGGTCAACCGCGACCAGCGCAGCTACCCGGCCGTCACCATCCCCGAAGGCCAGTATTTCGTCCTCGGCGACAACCGGCCGGTCAGCCTGGACTCGCGTCAGGGCTGGACGGTCAGCCGCGACGACGTCCACGGCAAAGCCTGGGTCGTTTTCTGGCCCCTCGGCAGCTTCGGCGGCGCCCCGAATTACGGCTTCCCGGAGACCGCTGCCCTGCTGTTGCCGCTGGCGTGCATCCCCCGCCGGTTGAAAGGAAGCGAACCATCGAAAACGTAG
- a CDS encoding SIMPL domain-containing protein (The SIMPL domain is named for its presence in mouse protein SIMPL (signalling molecule that associates with mouse pelle-like kinase). Bacterial member BP26, from Brucella, was shown to assemble into a channel-like structure, while YggE from E. coli has been associated with resistance to oxidative stress.): protein MKKGAIIAVSAIMVIALGIGAMGFTAAQSGNLINTTQQVGIWVNGEGKVTVTPDTANLSLGVQVEDATLAAANQKAASAMDALVAALKAQGVAEKDIKTQGFNIYPVYDYDKETGRSTIRAYQVTNTVEVKVRVVANAGKVIDAAVAAAGNAVRVNTIYFSVDNTAAAMDQARELALLDAKAKAEQIARVTGVSLGSVSFVSDSTYGGGRVTPPMAIDSKAGAESSVTPVLAGESEIVVTVQVIYNIN from the coding sequence ATGAAAAAGGGAGCTATCATAGCTGTCTCGGCGATCATGGTGATCGCGCTCGGCATCGGGGCGATGGGCTTTACCGCGGCCCAGTCCGGCAATCTGATCAACACCACCCAGCAGGTGGGCATCTGGGTCAACGGCGAAGGCAAGGTTACCGTCACCCCGGACACCGCCAACCTGTCGCTCGGCGTTCAGGTTGAGGATGCCACCCTGGCGGCGGCCAACCAGAAAGCCGCCTCCGCTATGGATGCCCTGGTGGCCGCGCTCAAGGCGCAGGGCGTGGCTGAAAAGGACATCAAGACCCAGGGTTTCAACATCTACCCGGTTTACGATTATGACAAAGAGACCGGGCGCAGCACCATCCGCGCCTACCAGGTAACCAATACCGTAGAGGTCAAGGTGCGGGTGGTTGCCAACGCCGGCAAGGTCATTGACGCCGCGGTGGCGGCGGCCGGCAACGCGGTCAGGGTCAACACCATCTACTTCTCAGTCGACAATACCGCCGCGGCGATGGATCAGGCCCGCGAGTTGGCTCTTCTGGATGCCAAGGCGAAGGCGGAGCAGATCGCCAGAGTCACCGGCGTGTCCCTGGGTTCGGTCAGCTTCGTATCAGATTCAACCTACGGCGGCGGCCGGGTCACCCCGCCGATGGCCATTGATTCCAAGGCCGGCGCTGAGAGTTCAGTCACCCCTGTCCTGGCCGGAGAGAGCGAGATCGTGGTCACCGTGCAGGTCATCTACAACATCAATTAG
- a CDS encoding DUF123 domain-containing protein — MKGLYIILLELPQSAAVRARRRAFALEPGFYAYVGSAMNSLEARIARHLSPDKKRHWHIDYLLEHAIVRYVLSAESDADLECLLAGGLADAAVISGFGCSDCRCRSHLFFSPDLNDLTSRASGAFRAAGLDPRTVRISDTQLQRSRAQGI; from the coding sequence ATGAAGGGACTCTACATCATCCTCCTGGAACTTCCACAGTCCGCCGCCGTCCGCGCCCGTCGCCGCGCCTTCGCCCTGGAACCAGGCTTTTACGCCTACGTCGGCTCCGCCATGAACAGCCTGGAAGCCCGGATCGCCCGCCACCTGTCGCCGGACAAAAAACGGCACTGGCACATTGACTACCTGCTTGAACATGCCATTGTCCGTTATGTGCTGTCAGCCGAGTCGGATGCCGATCTTGAGTGCCTGCTCGCCGGCGGTCTGGCCGATGCCGCGGTCATATCCGGATTCGGCTGCTCCGACTGCCGCTGCCGGTCGCACCTCTTCTTCAGCCCCGACCTCAATGATTTGACATCTCGGGCCTCCGGAGCATTCCGGGCGGCGGGTCTCGATCCTCGAACGGTGAGGATAAGTGATACTCAGCTTCAACGATCGCGTGCTCAGGGCATCTGA
- a CDS encoding hydrogenase subunit produces the protein MNELIIGDDFIKILLVLVLGSAALIITQRSLVSLFSIYAAQSAILAAVALALFTREGTASLLFMAVLTVASKVIIIPFFLRRLLAVMPIKRDLEFHYLTPIGSIILSTGLFFVVYQAFSALSPALEVSRLFILGAVIGVSLALMGMMVIMSRRKVITKIIGYLSMENGVLLFSMFIAEMPFIIEVLIIIDLLMIIVLSAVLAFGIDSSVEAFHKRLNQLGLDFED, from the coding sequence ATGAACGAACTCATCATCGGCGACGACTTTATAAAAATACTGCTGGTGCTGGTGCTGGGCTCGGCCGCTCTGATCATCACCCAGCGTTCTTTAGTCTCGCTGTTTTCAATCTACGCCGCCCAGTCGGCTATTCTGGCGGCGGTAGCGCTGGCGCTCTTTACCCGGGAGGGTACAGCCAGCCTGCTGTTCATGGCGGTACTTACCGTCGCCTCGAAGGTGATAATTATTCCCTTTTTCCTGAGGCGGCTGCTGGCGGTCATGCCGATCAAGCGCGACCTGGAGTTTCATTACCTGACGCCCATCGGATCGATTATCCTTTCGACCGGGCTTTTCTTCGTGGTCTATCAGGCGTTCAGCGCCCTTTCGCCGGCGCTTGAGGTATCCCGCCTGTTCATCCTGGGCGCGGTTATCGGTGTGTCGCTGGCGCTCATGGGCATGATGGTGATCATGAGCCGGCGCAAGGTGATCACCAAGATTATCGGCTACCTGTCGATGGAAAACGGCGTGCTGCTGTTTTCCATGTTCATCGCCGAAATGCCCTTTATCATCGAAGTTCTTATCATCATTGACCTGTTGATGATCATCGTCCTTTCGGCGGTGCTGGCTTTCGGCATCGACTCATCCGTCGAGGCTTTCCACAAGCGCCTGAACCAGCTGGGTCTGGACTTCGAAGACTGA
- the pyrE gene encoding orotate phosphoribosyltransferase — protein MENVEELFISSGAVLKGHFLLTSGLHSPVYWEKFRIIENPAAAVPLCRMIADHFKGRGIELVVGPTTGGIILAFEVARQMGLPAAFAEKVPSGEREFRRGFKIAPGRKILVVDDILTTGKSIREVFEAVKKHRGDIVGVGVLVDRSEVPLDFGTQLYSCLRAATPAFQPEACPLCRAGLPLIKPGSS, from the coding sequence ATCGAAAACGTAGAAGAGTTATTCATCAGTTCCGGCGCCGTGCTCAAGGGGCACTTTTTGCTTACTTCCGGCCTGCATTCGCCGGTCTACTGGGAGAAATTCCGTATTATCGAAAATCCCGCGGCCGCCGTACCCCTGTGCCGTATGATCGCCGATCACTTCAAGGGCCGGGGCATCGAACTGGTCGTCGGACCCACCACCGGCGGCATTATCCTGGCATTTGAGGTCGCCCGCCAGATGGGTTTACCGGCGGCCTTCGCTGAAAAAGTCCCTTCCGGCGAGCGGGAGTTCCGCCGCGGCTTCAAGATCGCCCCCGGCCGGAAGATACTGGTTGTCGACGACATCCTGACCACCGGCAAGAGCATCCGGGAGGTCTTTGAGGCGGTTAAGAAGCATCGGGGTGACATCGTCGGCGTCGGCGTGCTGGTTGACCGCTCGGAAGTCCCGCTGGACTTCGGCACCCAGTTGTACTCCTGCCTCCGCGCCGCCACGCCGGCGTTCCAGCCTGAGGCTTGCCCGCTATGCCGGGCCGGGCTGCCGCTGATCAAGCCCGGGAGCAGCTAG
- a CDS encoding proton-conducting transporter membrane subunit: MIQALFLGGAGLMLLAAAAGVIGGGDSGAGRRKAALALVIAGTVAWMAASAGVLADGAAVDFTLYRLAPDLAFAFHLDRLSAFFCLIIAAVALCTAVYSLKYIEHGAGGRQRDFLTAAMAVFILSMGLVAASANFFALIFFWEMMSLSSLLLVLYERDRAETAKAGVYYLVMTQFSTLFLLLGALLLHRYTGTFNIGAADLSPAAAGLIFGAFFIGFGTKAGVMPFHKWLPFAHAAAPSNISALMSGVMIKVAVYGLVRILLDVLSPELWWGTVLLVFGIVSAVLGVIYALKEHDLKKLLAYHSIENIGIIVIGLGLYVIFSHYSLAALADLSLFGALFHTLNHAVFKSLLFMTAGSVVAATHSRNIEEMGGLVKRMPATAVIFLIGAAAISALPPLNGFASEVMLFQAYLGAFQVPSPLTAVLLFTALAAFALMSALAAACFVKAFGAVFLALPRSKEAEQAVEAPRAMLIGPGILAAACVVLGIFSAQIFRAAGFDLPLIDLLPVTAVTGAIFGLAVFLVRRSGSRVRLSETWGCGIHRQNSKMEYTASGFSEPIVTIFSPIFRTRKSLRREYADRDKSIVTGGSGEIHTLQFFEERIYLPAARLVQRLSGFVSRLHNVDLDAFVLYAFVVIVILLLAVGRWL, encoded by the coding sequence GTGATACAGGCGCTCTTTCTCGGCGGGGCAGGGCTCATGCTGCTGGCGGCGGCGGCGGGCGTCATCGGCGGCGGGGACTCCGGCGCCGGGCGGCGGAAGGCAGCGCTGGCGCTGGTCATCGCCGGCACGGTCGCCTGGATGGCGGCCTCGGCGGGTGTCCTGGCCGACGGCGCCGCGGTTGATTTCACCCTCTACCGCCTGGCGCCGGATCTGGCTTTCGCTTTCCACCTGGACCGGCTGTCGGCTTTCTTCTGCTTGATCATTGCCGCGGTGGCTTTGTGCACCGCCGTTTATTCCCTGAAGTACATCGAGCACGGCGCCGGCGGCCGCCAGCGGGATTTTTTAACCGCCGCCATGGCGGTGTTCATCCTTTCGATGGGGCTGGTCGCGGCTTCGGCTAACTTCTTCGCCCTCATTTTTTTCTGGGAAATGATGTCTCTATCTTCGCTCCTCCTCGTCCTCTACGAGCGCGACCGAGCCGAGACGGCCAAAGCCGGGGTCTATTATCTGGTGATGACCCAGTTTTCGACGCTCTTTCTGCTCCTGGGCGCTCTCCTGCTGCATCGATATACGGGAACCTTCAACATCGGCGCCGCCGACCTTTCTCCAGCCGCCGCCGGACTCATCTTCGGCGCCTTTTTCATCGGCTTCGGTACCAAAGCCGGGGTCATGCCCTTCCACAAATGGCTGCCTTTCGCCCACGCCGCGGCGCCTTCGAATATATCGGCGCTGATGTCCGGGGTGATGATAAAGGTGGCGGTCTACGGCCTGGTTCGGATACTCCTGGACGTGCTCTCGCCCGAACTGTGGTGGGGTACGGTGCTGCTGGTCTTCGGCATCGTGTCGGCGGTTCTGGGAGTCATCTATGCTCTGAAAGAGCACGACCTCAAAAAGCTGCTGGCCTACCACTCCATCGAGAACATCGGCATCATTGTCATCGGGCTGGGGCTATACGTCATCTTCAGCCACTACTCGCTTGCCGCCCTGGCTGACCTTTCGCTTTTCGGGGCATTATTCCACACCCTGAACCACGCCGTCTTCAAGAGCCTGCTGTTCATGACCGCCGGTTCGGTGGTGGCCGCCACCCACAGCCGCAACATCGAAGAAATGGGCGGGCTGGTGAAGCGGATGCCGGCCACAGCGGTCATCTTCCTTATCGGCGCCGCCGCCATCTCCGCCCTGCCGCCTTTAAACGGCTTCGCTTCCGAAGTGATGCTATTCCAGGCTTATCTGGGGGCTTTCCAGGTGCCCAGCCCGCTGACGGCGGTGCTTTTATTCACCGCCCTGGCCGCCTTTGCCCTGATGAGCGCCCTGGCCGCCGCCTGTTTCGTGAAAGCTTTCGGCGCCGTATTTCTGGCGCTGCCGCGGTCCAAAGAAGCGGAGCAAGCCGTCGAGGCGCCCCGGGCGATGCTCATCGGCCCGGGGATACTGGCCGCCGCCTGCGTGGTCCTGGGTATCTTCAGCGCCCAGATATTCAGAGCCGCCGGCTTCGACCTGCCGCTGATCGACCTGCTGCCGGTGACCGCCGTCACCGGCGCGATCTTCGGCCTGGCGGTCTTCCTGGTGCGGCGTTCCGGGTCGAGAGTGCGCCTCTCTGAGACCTGGGGCTGCGGCATCCACCGTCAGAACAGCAAGATGGAATATACCGCCTCCGGCTTTTCCGAGCCGATCGTCACCATATTCAGCCCGATCTTCAGAACCAGAAAGTCGCTGCGCCGGGAGTATGCCGACAGGGACAAATCCATCGTCACCGGGGGTTCGGGCGAGATCCACACGCTGCAGTTCTTCGAAGAGCGCATTTATCTACCGGCTGCCAGGCTGGTCCAGCGGTTGTCCGGATTTGTTTCCCGGCTGCATAACGTAGACCTTGACGCCTTCGTCCTCTATGCTTTCGTGGTCATTGTCATCCTGCTGCTGGCGGTAGGGAGGTGGCTGTAA